A single genomic interval of Bradyrhizobium sp. sBnM-33 harbors:
- a CDS encoding adenosine kinase, which produces MTDAKYDVLAIGNAIFDVFAQTDEKFLADHGMTKGGMALIDEARAASIYRDMGPATEVSGGSAANTIVGIANFGARAAYVGKVKSDQIGGLYTHDIRAAGVAFETRAAEAGPATGCSYILVTPDGERTMNTYLGAAQDLNPSDIDEAQIAASRIVYLEGYLWDPKNAKEAFVKAAHIAHAAGRQVALTLSDSFCVDRYRDEFLDLMRKRTVDLVFANEAELHSLYQTSDFEGALKQLRTDAKLAVVTRSEKGCVVVSSDGVVAAPAFPIEKLVDTTGAGDLFAAGFLFGLVRNASHETCGRLGALAAAEVIQHIGARPQVSLKELAGQNGLGV; this is translated from the coding sequence ATGACTGACGCAAAATACGACGTTCTCGCTATCGGCAATGCGATCTTCGACGTCTTCGCGCAAACCGATGAGAAATTCCTGGCCGATCACGGCATGACCAAAGGCGGCATGGCGCTGATCGACGAGGCCCGCGCGGCGTCGATCTACCGGGACATGGGCCCGGCGACGGAGGTGTCGGGCGGATCGGCCGCCAACACCATTGTCGGTATCGCCAATTTCGGCGCCCGTGCCGCCTATGTCGGCAAGGTCAAGAGCGACCAGATCGGCGGCCTCTACACGCACGACATCCGTGCCGCCGGCGTCGCCTTCGAAACCAGGGCGGCCGAGGCGGGCCCCGCCACCGGCTGCTCCTACATCCTGGTGACGCCGGATGGCGAGCGCACCATGAACACCTATCTCGGCGCCGCGCAGGACCTTAATCCGTCCGACATCGATGAAGCGCAGATCGCTGCCTCCCGCATCGTCTATCTCGAAGGCTATCTCTGGGATCCCAAAAACGCCAAGGAAGCCTTCGTCAAGGCCGCTCATATAGCGCACGCGGCCGGCCGACAGGTGGCGCTGACGCTGTCGGACTCATTCTGCGTCGATCGCTACCGCGACGAGTTTCTCGACCTGATGCGCAAGCGCACGGTCGATCTCGTGTTCGCCAACGAGGCCGAGCTGCATTCGCTGTACCAGACCTCGGATTTCGAGGGCGCGCTGAAGCAGCTCCGCACCGACGCCAAACTCGCCGTCGTCACCCGCAGCGAGAAGGGCTGCGTGGTGGTGTCGTCCGATGGTGTTGTCGCGGCGCCTGCGTTCCCGATCGAAAAGCTCGTCGACACCACCGGCGCCGGCGACCTGTTCGCCGCCGGCTTCCTGTTCGGGCTTGTGCGCAACGCGAGCCACGAGACGTGCGGCCGGCTGGGCGCGCTGGCGGCGGCCGAGGTGATCCAGCACATCGGCGCGCGGCCGCAGGTGTCGCTGAAGGAGCTGGCGGGGCAGAATGGATTGGGGGTGTAG
- a CDS encoding crotonase/enoyl-CoA hydratase family protein, translating into MTEVDSVLVERDGPVTIVSINRPHCRNAVDGATARKLYDAFLAFDADESASVAVFTGTGGYFCAGADLKAVAAGDPNKKRELGGHDSIAPMGPSRLRLSKPVIAAVEGFAVAGGMELALWADMRVVAEDATFGIFCRRFGVPLIDLGTIRLPRLIGHSQAIDLILTGRPVGAEEALRMGLANRVVGRGEAAAQAIALAREIARFPQKCLRADRLSALRQWDLSEEEAIANEMRGGLEVIASGETLSGATRFASGVGRHGAFGGAVGTD; encoded by the coding sequence ATGACCGAAGTCGACTCCGTGCTCGTCGAACGCGACGGTCCCGTGACCATCGTTTCCATCAACCGTCCGCATTGCCGCAACGCCGTCGACGGTGCGACCGCGCGAAAACTCTACGATGCGTTTCTTGCTTTCGATGCCGACGAGAGCGCGTCGGTTGCGGTGTTCACCGGCACCGGCGGCTATTTCTGCGCCGGCGCCGATCTGAAGGCGGTGGCGGCGGGCGATCCGAACAAGAAGCGCGAGCTCGGCGGCCATGATTCGATCGCGCCGATGGGACCGAGCCGGCTGCGGCTGTCGAAGCCCGTGATAGCCGCGGTCGAAGGCTTTGCGGTGGCCGGCGGCATGGAGCTGGCGCTATGGGCGGACATGCGCGTCGTCGCGGAAGACGCGACCTTCGGCATCTTCTGCCGCCGCTTCGGCGTGCCATTGATTGATCTCGGCACCATCCGGCTGCCGCGGCTGATCGGCCATTCGCAGGCGATCGACCTGATTCTCACCGGACGGCCGGTCGGCGCGGAGGAAGCGCTGCGAATGGGCTTGGCCAATCGCGTCGTCGGCCGCGGCGAGGCGGCCGCACAGGCGATTGCGCTGGCGCGGGAGATCGCGCGCTTCCCGCAAAAATGCCTGCGCGCCGATCGGCTGTCGGCGCTGCGGCAATGGGATCTTTCGGAGGAAGAAGCGATCGCCAACGAAATGCGCGGCGGGCTTGAAGTGATCGCCTCGGGCGAAACGCTGTCGGGCGCAACGCGTTTCGCCTCCGGCGTCGGCCGGCATGGCGCGTTCGGTGGCGCGGTGGGAACCGACTGA
- a CDS encoding phosphoribosylaminoimidazolesuccinocarboxamide synthase: MNAMLASDLPLPRIGRGKVRDIYAVGSDCVLLLTTDRISAFDVVMAETIPMKGAVLTQISAWWFRQLEGVVPHHMISADADEIIRKVPALKNHRADILGRAMLCRRTTVFPVECVIRGYISGSAWKEYAASGTLAGEDLAEGLLESGKLEPPIFSPATKAETGHDENITVARMREIVGSDVAEKLERMARTVYNFGERIARHHGIIIADTKFEFGRAADDRIILIDEVMTPDSSRFWSADVYKPGRPQPSFDKQPLRDYLDAERRAGRWNGDAPPPPLPDSVVEETSTRYLEAYRRVTGEELTL, from the coding sequence ATGAACGCAATGCTCGCCAGCGATTTGCCCCTGCCCCGGATCGGCCGCGGCAAGGTGCGCGATATCTACGCCGTCGGCAGCGACTGCGTGCTGCTGCTCACCACCGACCGCATCAGCGCCTTTGACGTGGTGATGGCGGAAACCATCCCGATGAAGGGCGCGGTGCTGACGCAGATCAGCGCGTGGTGGTTCCGCCAGCTCGAAGGCGTGGTGCCGCATCACATGATAAGCGCCGACGCCGACGAGATCATCCGCAAGGTGCCCGCGTTGAAGAATCATCGTGCCGACATTTTGGGCCGCGCGATGCTGTGCCGGCGCACCACCGTGTTTCCGGTCGAATGCGTGATCCGCGGCTATATCTCCGGCTCCGCCTGGAAGGAGTATGCGGCCTCCGGCACGCTTGCGGGCGAGGATCTGGCGGAAGGGCTGCTCGAAAGCGGAAAGCTCGAGCCGCCGATCTTCAGCCCGGCAACCAAGGCCGAGACCGGCCATGACGAGAACATCACGGTCGCGCGCATGCGCGAGATCGTCGGGAGCGACGTTGCCGAAAAGCTCGAGCGGATGGCGCGCACGGTCTATAATTTCGGCGAGCGCATCGCCCGTCACCATGGCATCATCATCGCCGACACCAAGTTCGAGTTCGGCCGCGCAGCCGACGACCGCATCATCCTGATCGACGAGGTGATGACGCCGGACAGTTCGCGATTCTGGTCCGCCGACGTCTACAAGCCCGGCCGGCCGCAGCCCTCCTTCGACAAGCAACCGCTGCGCGACTATCTCGACGCCGAGCGCCGCGCCGGCCGCTGGAACGGCGACGCCCCGCCGCCGCCGCTGCCGGACAGCGTGGTGGAGGAGACCAGCACGCGCTATCTCGAAGCGTACCGGCGCGTGACGGGGGAAGAGTTGACGCTATAA
- a CDS encoding SLC26A/SulP transporter family protein, translating to MINQSIYFGPRARRAVNDVLGGSAASILGITFGLSYALLIFAGPLSPYLSYGIAATFISSAVIAATIALGSSLSFAVAGPDSSTAAVTGILAASLVERIIAADPSAPLLTPVLITVGLSTIVTGMALCGLGLTRMGRAIRYVPYPVIGGFLGATGLLIMLGAIRVITDRPVQFSSLPQFANIVTISELAAACAMALVLYLTWHRSRGPFGLPIILIGGVIAAHLAFWIIGISPEQARATGWTFGPPPPSAFMLPWHADALAQYPWTAVPDLLGNLIAVVFVTAASTLFNTTGIELAAHREANLERELNVTGFGNILAGALAGYTGCVSVSRTILNFSSGGRGRLSGLTAAAVSLLMLAIAPELLGYMPKFVLGGLLLYLGADQLHKWIIESRKRLTRTEYASLLVIIVIIVQWGFVPGILIGIIIGCATFAFSAARIEAIKFSFDGSEYRSSLDRSRDDQEVLLAHGGKIQGLNLQSYLFFGSANRLYQHVKALLQEQPECRYLLFDFKLVTGIDSSAAYSFAQIKRSAHDLGVHLVLVHLSASTAKVLRLSDFITDGVTTIDELDHALEWCENEIIMQHQGLAQEAANLRDWFTKIFDSEDDADELIRRCQRIEVDTAEIIVRAGDAADSMHFILDGRVGIMVPADDGRITRVRGLGRYTTIGEMGLVSHAPRSATIQAEIASVLYVLNKHQFEAIKADAPELGQKLLTYFVSVMAERLSFANRTIAVLRR from the coding sequence GTGATTAATCAATCAATTTATTTCGGCCCGCGGGCAAGGCGGGCCGTCAATGATGTTCTTGGCGGGAGCGCGGCGAGCATCCTCGGCATTACATTCGGTCTGTCCTATGCGTTGCTGATCTTCGCGGGGCCGCTGTCGCCTTATTTGTCCTACGGTATCGCGGCAACCTTCATCAGCTCGGCCGTGATTGCGGCCACCATCGCGCTTGGCAGCTCCCTGTCATTTGCGGTCGCCGGCCCCGACAGCTCCACCGCGGCAGTGACTGGAATCCTGGCCGCATCGCTGGTCGAGCGCATCATCGCAGCCGATCCGTCGGCGCCGCTGCTCACGCCTGTTCTGATCACGGTCGGCCTCTCGACCATCGTCACCGGCATGGCGCTGTGCGGCCTCGGCCTGACCCGGATGGGCCGCGCCATCCGCTACGTGCCCTATCCTGTCATCGGCGGTTTCCTGGGCGCGACCGGGCTTCTGATCATGTTGGGTGCGATCCGCGTTATTACCGATCGTCCGGTACAATTCAGCTCGCTACCTCAGTTCGCCAATATCGTCACGATATCGGAACTGGCCGCAGCCTGCGCGATGGCGCTGGTGCTGTATTTGACCTGGCACCGTTCGCGCGGCCCGTTCGGCTTGCCGATCATCCTGATCGGCGGCGTGATCGCGGCGCATCTGGCCTTCTGGATCATCGGCATCTCGCCGGAACAGGCCCGCGCGACCGGCTGGACCTTCGGGCCTCCGCCGCCCTCGGCGTTCATGCTGCCTTGGCACGCGGACGCGCTTGCCCAGTATCCCTGGACCGCGGTGCCGGACCTGCTCGGCAATCTGATTGCAGTGGTCTTCGTTACGGCGGCCAGCACGCTGTTCAACACCACCGGCATCGAGCTCGCGGCGCATCGCGAAGCCAATCTGGAACGCGAACTCAACGTCACCGGCTTTGGCAATATCCTGGCCGGGGCGCTGGCCGGCTATACCGGCTGCGTCTCGGTAAGCCGCACCATCCTGAATTTCAGCAGCGGCGGCAGGGGCCGGCTGTCCGGCCTGACGGCCGCGGCCGTCTCGCTGCTGATGCTGGCGATTGCGCCCGAGCTGCTCGGCTACATGCCGAAATTCGTGCTTGGCGGGCTCTTGCTCTATCTGGGCGCGGACCAACTGCACAAATGGATTATCGAGTCGCGCAAGCGCCTGACCAGGACCGAATACGCGTCGCTGCTGGTGATCATCGTTATCATCGTCCAGTGGGGCTTCGTGCCGGGCATTCTGATCGGGATCATTATCGGCTGTGCGACCTTTGCTTTCAGCGCGGCACGGATCGAGGCGATCAAGTTCAGCTTTGACGGATCGGAATATCGCAGCTCGCTGGATCGTTCGCGCGACGACCAGGAAGTGCTACTGGCCCATGGCGGCAAGATCCAGGGGCTGAACCTGCAGAGCTACCTGTTCTTCGGTTCCGCCAACCGGCTCTATCAGCATGTCAAGGCGCTGCTGCAAGAACAGCCGGAGTGCCGCTATCTACTGTTCGACTTCAAGCTCGTCACTGGCATCGATTCGTCGGCAGCGTACAGTTTTGCCCAGATCAAACGCAGCGCGCATGATCTCGGCGTCCATCTGGTGCTGGTGCATCTGTCCGCTAGCACAGCGAAGGTGCTGCGCTTGAGCGACTTCATCACCGATGGCGTCACCACGATCGACGAACTCGACCATGCGCTGGAATGGTGCGAGAACGAGATCATCATGCAGCATCAGGGACTCGCGCAGGAAGCGGCCAATCTGCGCGACTGGTTCACCAAGATATTCGACAGCGAGGACGACGCGGATGAGCTTATCCGCCGCTGCCAGCGCATAGAGGTCGACACCGCCGAGATCATCGTGCGCGCCGGCGATGCCGCCGATTCCATGCATTTCATCCTCGACGGACGCGTCGGCATCATGGTGCCGGCAGATGACGGCCGTATCACGCGGGTGCGCGGCCTCGGCCGCTACACCACGATCGGCGAGATGGGCCTCGTCTCGCACGCGCCGCGCAGCGCGACGATCCAGGCCGAGATCGCCAGCGTGCTGTACGTGCTGAACAAGCACCAGTTCGAGGCGATCAAGGCCGACGCCCCCGAGCTCGGCCAGAAGCTGTTGACCTATTTCGTCTCGGTCATGGCGGAGCGGCTTTCCTTCGCCAATCGCACGATCGCGGTGTTGCGAAGGTAG
- a CDS encoding NAD-dependent succinate-semialdehyde dehydrogenase — protein sequence MNPPVAARAQSSQSSLHDRLKDPSLLRDRCYIDGAWVGTPSRPVTNPVNGVELAKVPAFSTAEATQAVEAAERAFPAWAKLTAKQRSNILRKWFDLIAANREDLALILTSEQGKPLAEALGEVDIGGAYVEFFAEEARRVYGETIPTQRPDARLLAIKQPIGVCGAITPWNFPCSMITRKVSPALAAGCTVVLKPANETPLTALALVALAEKAGVPKGVFNILTGNSSAIGKVLCEHPAVRFIGFTGSTEVGKILYQQASVGVKKLGLELGGNAPFVVFDDADIDAAVEGAMISKYRNMGQTCVCANRIYAQDKIYDAFVEKLSKKVAAMKIGDGTEQGVTQGPLINMDAVLKVEKHIENAVKGGAKIVTGGKRHALGGSFFEPTVLSNVKPDALVAHEETFGPLAPVFRFKDEADVIAMCNASPFGLASYFYSRDLGRVWRVAEALESGMVGVNTGLITTEVAPFGGVKESGLGREGSHHGMEEYVEIKYVMMAGV from the coding sequence ATGAACCCGCCCGTCGCCGCTCGCGCCCAATCCTCCCAGTCCTCGCTGCATGACCGCCTGAAAGATCCCTCGCTGCTGCGTGACCGCTGTTACATCGACGGCGCCTGGGTCGGCACGCCGTCGCGCCCGGTCACCAATCCGGTCAATGGCGTGGAGCTTGCAAAAGTCCCGGCGTTCAGCACGGCCGAAGCAACCCAAGCCGTCGAAGCCGCCGAGCGTGCATTCCCCGCCTGGGCCAAGCTCACCGCCAAACAGCGCTCAAACATCTTGCGCAAATGGTTCGATCTGATCGCGGCGAACCGCGAGGATCTCGCGCTGATCCTCACGTCGGAACAAGGCAAGCCGCTGGCGGAAGCGCTCGGCGAAGTCGATATCGGCGGCGCCTATGTCGAATTTTTCGCCGAGGAAGCCCGCCGCGTCTACGGCGAGACCATCCCGACCCAGCGGCCGGATGCGCGGCTCTTGGCGATCAAGCAGCCGATCGGCGTCTGCGGCGCCATCACGCCGTGGAATTTCCCGTGCTCGATGATCACGCGAAAAGTCTCGCCGGCGCTGGCCGCGGGCTGCACCGTGGTGCTCAAGCCCGCCAATGAAACGCCGCTGACCGCGCTGGCGCTGGTCGCGCTCGCCGAGAAGGCTGGCGTGCCGAAGGGCGTGTTCAACATCCTCACCGGCAATTCGTCCGCAATCGGCAAGGTGCTGTGCGAGCATCCGGCGGTGCGCTTCATTGGTTTCACCGGGTCGACCGAAGTCGGAAAGATCCTCTATCAGCAGGCTTCCGTGGGTGTGAAGAAGCTCGGCCTCGAACTGGGCGGCAACGCGCCGTTCGTGGTGTTCGATGATGCCGATATCGATGCCGCCGTCGAGGGCGCGATGATCTCGAAATACCGTAACATGGGCCAGACCTGCGTCTGCGCCAACCGCATCTACGCCCAGGACAAGATCTACGACGCGTTCGTCGAAAAGCTGTCCAAGAAAGTCGCGGCGATGAAGATCGGCGACGGCACTGAACAGGGCGTGACACAGGGCCCGCTGATCAACATGGACGCGGTGCTCAAGGTCGAGAAGCACATTGAGAATGCCGTGAAGGGCGGCGCGAAGATCGTCACCGGCGGAAAGCGCCATGCGCTCGGCGGCAGCTTTTTCGAGCCGACGGTGCTCTCGAATGTGAAGCCGGATGCGCTGGTGGCGCATGAAGAAACGTTTGGGCCTTTGGCGCCGGTGTTCCGCTTCAAGGACGAAGCCGACGTGATCGCGATGTGCAACGCCTCGCCGTTCGGCCTCGCCTCTTACTTCTATTCCCGCGATCTCGGCCGCGTCTGGCGCGTCGCCGAAGCGCTGGAGTCAGGCATGGTCGGCGTCAACACCGGCCTGATCACCACGGAAGTGGCGCCGTTCGGCGGCGTCAAGGAGTCAGGCTTGGGGCGCGAAGGCTCGCATCACGGCATGGAAGAATATGTCGAGATCAAATATGTGATGATGGCAGGGGTGTAG
- the trpS gene encoding tryptophan--tRNA ligase — protein sequence MAFVERVFSGVQPTGNLHLGNYLGAIVNFVKMQETHNCIYCVVDMHAITMGMDVWGGPAELARNTREVTAAFIAAGIDPNKHIVFNQSQVAGHAELTWIFNCVARIGWLSRMTQFKEKAGKDRENASVGLYDYPVLMAADILLYRATHVPVGEDQKQHLELSRDIAQKFNNDFGDSIRGHGFNDGQFFPLPEPFITGPATRVMSLRDGTKKMSKSDASDNSRINLTDDADLIAQKIRKAKTDPEPLPSEEKGLENRPEADNLVGIYAALADRSKADVLREFGGGQFSSFKNALVELCVAKLAPIASEMKRLVADPGHVDKILVDGADRARVLADETMRATRDIVGFIRKS from the coding sequence ATGGCTTTTGTTGAACGGGTTTTTTCCGGCGTCCAGCCGACGGGTAATCTGCATCTCGGCAATTACCTCGGCGCGATCGTCAACTTCGTGAAGATGCAGGAAACCCATAACTGCATCTATTGCGTCGTCGACATGCACGCGATCACGATGGGCATGGACGTCTGGGGCGGCCCGGCGGAGCTGGCGCGCAACACCCGCGAAGTCACCGCGGCCTTCATCGCTGCCGGCATAGATCCGAACAAGCACATCGTGTTCAACCAGAGCCAGGTCGCCGGCCACGCCGAGCTGACCTGGATCTTCAATTGCGTGGCGCGCATCGGCTGGCTCAGCCGCATGACGCAATTCAAGGAGAAGGCCGGCAAGGATCGCGAGAACGCGTCCGTCGGGCTCTACGATTATCCGGTGCTGATGGCGGCGGACATTCTGCTGTACCGCGCCACCCATGTGCCGGTCGGCGAGGACCAGAAGCAGCATCTGGAGCTCTCGCGGGACATCGCGCAGAAATTCAACAACGATTTCGGCGATTCTATACGCGGCCACGGTTTCAACGACGGCCAGTTCTTTCCGCTGCCGGAGCCGTTCATCACCGGCCCGGCGACGCGGGTGATGTCGCTTCGCGACGGCACCAAGAAGATGTCGAAGTCGGACGCCTCTGATAATTCGCGGATCAACCTGACCGACGATGCGGATCTGATCGCGCAAAAGATCCGGAAAGCCAAGACCGATCCGGAACCGTTGCCGTCGGAGGAAAAGGGGCTGGAGAACCGGCCCGAGGCCGACAACCTGGTCGGCATCTATGCGGCGCTGGCCGACCGCAGCAAAGCCGACGTGCTCCGCGAATTCGGCGGCGGGCAGTTCTCCAGCTTCAAAAATGCGCTGGTGGAACTTTGCGTGGCGAAACTCGCGCCGATCGCCTCCGAGATGAAGCGGCTGGTGGCCGATCCCGGCCATGTCGACAAAATCCTGGTCGACGGCGCCGACCGCGCGCGCGTCCTCGCCGACGAAACCATGCGGGCGACACGGGACATCGTCGGTTTCATCCGCAAGAGCTAG
- a CDS encoding serine hydrolase domain-containing protein — protein sequence MQSKAEIDQILRQKCEAKEIPGVVAMAATGSEVIYQGAFGKRDLSKDDDMTADSVFWIASMTKAITTAAGMQLVEQGKLSLDEPIGNVLPDLASPQVLEGFDANGELRPATKAITLRHLMTHTAGFAYNMWNGDCAQYLEKTGTPAITTCQNAALKTPIMSEPGTRWEYGTNIDFVGKAVEAVTGTRLDAYLRDNMFTPLGMNDTAFKITDSMRQRLVGMHARGEDGSLAPIPFELEQEPEFHMGGGGLYGTAADYIKFTQMILNKGRGNGNQVLKPETIALMSQNQIGDLTMGKMVTVAPIYTNDVDLYPDIVKKWGLSFLITTAQTAEGRSAGSLAWAGLANTYFWIDPARDVAGVILMQLLPFADAKCLEAFAGFERGVYAGLDAGSGQRAA from the coding sequence ATGCAAAGCAAGGCTGAGATCGACCAGATTCTGCGGCAGAAATGCGAGGCGAAGGAGATTCCCGGCGTGGTCGCGATGGCGGCTACCGGCAGTGAGGTGATCTATCAGGGCGCGTTCGGCAAGCGCGATCTTTCGAAGGACGATGACATGACCGCCGACAGCGTGTTCTGGATCGCCTCGATGACCAAGGCGATTACGACCGCGGCCGGGATGCAGCTCGTGGAGCAGGGAAAACTCTCGCTCGACGAGCCGATCGGAAACGTGCTGCCCGATCTCGCTTCGCCACAGGTGCTGGAAGGTTTCGACGCCAATGGCGAGCTGCGTCCCGCGACGAAGGCGATCACGCTGCGCCATCTGATGACCCACACTGCGGGCTTCGCCTACAACATGTGGAACGGCGACTGCGCGCAATATCTGGAGAAGACCGGAACCCCGGCGATCACCACCTGCCAGAACGCCGCGCTGAAGACGCCGATCATGTCCGAGCCCGGCACGCGCTGGGAGTACGGCACCAACATCGACTTCGTCGGCAAGGCGGTGGAGGCCGTGACCGGCACCCGGCTCGACGCTTATTTGCGCGATAACATGTTCACGCCGCTCGGCATGAACGACACCGCTTTCAAGATCACCGATTCCATGCGCCAGCGGCTGGTCGGCATGCATGCCCGCGGCGAGGACGGATCGCTGGCGCCGATCCCGTTCGAGCTCGAACAGGAGCCGGAATTCCACATGGGCGGCGGCGGCCTTTACGGCACCGCGGCCGACTACATCAAGTTCACCCAGATGATCCTCAACAAGGGCCGCGGCAACGGCAACCAGGTTCTGAAGCCCGAGACCATCGCGCTGATGAGCCAGAACCAGATCGGCGACCTCACGATGGGCAAGATGGTGACGGTGGCGCCGATCTACACCAACGACGTCGATCTCTATCCCGACATCGTCAAGAAGTGGGGGCTCTCGTTCCTCATCACCACCGCACAGACGGCCGAGGGGCGCAGCGCCGGCAGCCTGGCCTGGGCCGGCCTCGCCAACACCTATTTCTGGATCGACCCAGCGCGCGACGTCGCCGGCGTCATCCTGATGCAGCTGTTGCCGTTCGCCGATGCCAAGTGCCTGGAGGCCTTTGCGGGATTTGAGCGCGGGGTTTATGCCGGGCTGGATGCCGGCAGCGGCCAACGCGCGGCGTGA
- a CDS encoding universal stress protein, with amino-acid sequence MTTQRRSYETGHKPKCLVIVDDTAEWDRAVYYASRWAVRVGGGVVMLRIIAIEDQNQQWLGVADLMRAEAEDAANEALDRASGRANGIAAITPERVIREGDPTTQILDVIDQDVDISMLVLAANPGPEGPGPLISMMAQAAGSFPIPVVIVPGDLSDAEIDGLS; translated from the coding sequence ATGACCACCCAGCGACGAAGCTACGAGACGGGTCACAAGCCAAAATGCCTCGTCATTGTTGACGACACCGCCGAATGGGACCGCGCGGTGTATTACGCCAGCCGCTGGGCGGTGCGCGTCGGCGGCGGCGTGGTGATGCTGCGAATCATCGCGATCGAAGACCAGAACCAGCAATGGCTTGGAGTCGCCGACCTGATGCGCGCCGAGGCCGAGGACGCCGCCAATGAGGCGCTCGACCGCGCCTCCGGCCGCGCCAACGGCATCGCGGCGATCACGCCCGAGCGGGTGATTCGCGAGGGCGATCCGACCACCCAGATCCTCGACGTGATCGACCAGGACGTCGATATTTCGATGCTGGTGCTGGCCGCCAATCCCGGTCCCGAAGGGCCGGGGCCGCTGATCAGCATGATGGCCCAGGCTGCCGGCTCGTTCCCGATTCCCGTCGTCATCGTCCCCGGCGATCTCAGCGATGCCGAGATCGACGGGCTGTCTTAG
- the murJ gene encoding murein biosynthesis integral membrane protein MurJ: protein MIRSFLTVSSGTLASRLLGFARDSVLAALLGAGAVADAFLAAFQLVNVVRRLLTEGGLNAALVPSWLRVRETGGVAAAAAFAGRVLGTITFALIAATALIALAMPLVITVLAPGFAGGETLQFAVDNARLMLPYLALAGPATVMMALLNAQGRFALTAFSPLLFNIALIAVMATLLMMQPSAVQSAQIIAATVGIAGLLQLSVLVLRRGENIATPLRVSFDKEIRGFLGKAAPGMMASSAPQLLVVAGAIVASSSPSAVSWLYFANRLVELPLGIVGVAMGTVLIPELTRAVRAEDRAAVAHAESRALELAVGLALPATLGLIVLAAPIVRLLFEHGAFTADDTKATARALMWLTLALPAHVLVKALSPAFFAREDTMTPLVAALTGVVLAIASAFLLSHWYGADGIAVAIAVGAWGMAFSLIRRGAKTFGFSIDTEAKRRLPRIALSALAMGALLWLAARSLPSLISGAHGLVQAVMLLVVIAAGIATYGLFLRAFGVIGWRDAVNAVRQTGG, encoded by the coding sequence ATGATCCGCTCTTTTCTCACGGTATCTTCGGGAACGCTGGCGTCGCGGCTATTAGGCTTCGCGCGCGATTCTGTGCTGGCGGCGCTGCTCGGCGCGGGCGCGGTGGCGGATGCGTTTCTGGCGGCGTTTCAACTGGTCAATGTTGTCAGGCGGCTGCTGACCGAGGGCGGGCTCAACGCCGCGCTGGTGCCTTCATGGCTGCGCGTCCGAGAGACCGGCGGCGTGGCGGCTGCGGCGGCGTTTGCGGGGCGCGTGCTCGGCACGATCACGTTTGCCTTGATTGCAGCCACCGCGCTGATCGCGCTCGCTATGCCGCTTGTCATCACCGTGCTGGCGCCGGGATTTGCCGGCGGCGAGACGCTGCAGTTCGCGGTCGACAATGCGAGGCTGATGTTGCCGTATCTCGCTTTGGCCGGGCCGGCGACCGTGATGATGGCACTGCTGAACGCACAGGGGCGATTTGCGCTGACGGCGTTCTCACCGCTGTTGTTCAACATCGCGCTGATCGCGGTGATGGCCACGCTGCTGATGATGCAACCATCCGCGGTGCAATCAGCGCAGATCATCGCCGCAACTGTCGGCATCGCCGGGCTGTTGCAGCTCTCCGTGCTGGTGCTGCGCCGTGGTGAGAACATCGCGACACCCTTGCGCGTCTCGTTCGACAAGGAGATCCGCGGCTTTCTCGGCAAGGCTGCGCCCGGCATGATGGCGTCGAGCGCGCCGCAATTGCTTGTCGTGGCCGGCGCGATCGTCGCGTCCTCATCGCCGTCGGCGGTGTCGTGGCTCTATTTCGCCAATCGCCTGGTCGAACTGCCGCTCGGCATTGTCGGCGTCGCCATGGGCACGGTATTGATCCCGGAACTGACGCGCGCGGTGCGGGCGGAGGATCGCGCCGCCGTTGCTCACGCGGAATCGCGCGCGCTCGAACTCGCGGTTGGCCTCGCACTGCCCGCAACACTCGGCCTGATCGTGTTAGCTGCGCCGATCGTGCGGCTGTTGTTCGAGCATGGCGCCTTCACCGCGGATGACACCAAAGCCACCGCCCGCGCGCTGATGTGGCTGACGCTGGCGTTGCCGGCGCATGTGCTGGTGAAGGCGCTGTCGCCGGCGTTCTTTGCACGCGAGGATACGATGACGCCGCTGGTCGCCGCGCTGACGGGCGTGGTGCTGGCGATCGCTTCTGCCTTCCTGCTCAGCCATTGGTACGGCGCCGACGGCATCGCGGTGGCCATTGCCGTTGGCGCCTGGGGCATGGCGTTCAGCCTGATCCGCCGCGGCGCGAAAACTTTCGGGTTTTCGATCGACACGGAAGCAAAACGACGACTGCCGCGCATCGCGCTATCCGCGCTCGCCATGGGCGCGTTGCTGTGGCTTGCGGCGCGCTCGCTGCCTTCCCTCATCTCGGGCGCACACGGCCTCGTGCAGGCCGTTATGCTGCTGGTCGTGATCGCGGCGGGAATCGCAACATACGGCCTGTTTCTGCGGGCTTTCGGCGTCATCGGCTGGCGCGACGCGGTTAACGCCGTCAGGCAAACCGGGGGCTAG